GCCATTTTAATGTATTCTCTTTGGATGTAACAGGCGTTCGGCCACGGTAAGAGCGAACTTTGCCGGAGATTCGAGAAGAGACGAGGCAAACGATTTCATGCTTGCAGTAGCACGCCTACGTGAAAAACCTTTCGGCTTGTTGCGAATTTCCTAGGCGATAAAATCGCCTTCCTGACGACCTCGTTGAGTACCCATCGTCTTTTATGATCGTTAAATCGCACTCTACTGCGACTCTCGAGTGTCAATGATTGGTTCGACACGTTTTCAGTTTCGGCAGAGCTGGTACAAATACTGACTTATACTACTTGCTCAAAGACACTTTACGCTGTCACTGTTACACGATGTAATTACTATAATtcattctcattattattattgtcgaGGAAGTTATGTAATGAATGAAGTATTTTAATGGCGTGAAATCTGTCGAAAATCTTTTAATATGTTGAGTAAAACGTTCTACGAGATAAGACATTAACTATCTGCTTTCCTTGACATCATTTCCTGAATCATAGTTTAATGCTGTTCTTAATAAGAGAAAACCTGTAAAATGGCCCTATATTTCAAGTGGTCCATATTCAAACCCTAGTAGACCACTTCCTCCACTTCATTATTAATTCCTAATAAAGCTCTCCAAAGTGGGCCGAGGCCTACTTCCCTAAATTGTAACTTTTTCTCTAATCTTTCAAACTTCTGAGACTTGCAGAtttaaaatctcaaaactcagaaatttttaagtattaaaattatatataagttCTAAAATTACATTGTTAACTTCCTGGATACATAAGGTttcaacattaaaaatttcctaagTCCAACACCTGAAATATTTCagagttccaaaattttaaagtcaacatcccaatttcctaaattccaatctgCCAGTTCCATTATTTCAAAGTTACTTTCAATCTTTACAACCTCCCAGAGTTTCAatctttccaatttcccaaaattttaaagacgaaaaatttaagtattcgtAAAACCcgatctaaaaattccaaagtccgaagTCGAAAAATTCCAAGccctgaaattctaaaaattggaaattcctaacgtcctgaaattccaatctccccaataccaAGGGGTTAAAGAAGCCAGTTTCGCTGGCGTGCAGTCTTATCTGAAAATTGCTGGAATCTTTCAGGGGTGAGCACAAGATCCCATTCGTTGGTGAAGAGGTACGACGGGATTTACATGGGGCCGTACTTCGATTCAAACACCCCCACGAATATCACGGCTCAGCTGGGAAGTCATGCTTACTTGCCATGCAAAGTGCGACAGCTTGGTAATAAATCGGTAAGTCCATCACTTTTATTTTAAGTCGTAAGAAAATTCGAAGTATCCGCGGTAAAGCCAGGGATACTTATAACCTCTCTGCAATCGTTTCTTCGAGATATTTTCGAACGCACTCTCGATAAATTTCGGCGAACTCCGAGTGCAAAACGATTCTTGATAGTCTATTTTATATATATCGTCGAAGAATCCCGAAAACGTAGAAGGCAATTAATAATCCTTCAGTCTCAACGATATGTTCGAATTTCTGATGACTTCTAATTTTCCTGTCAGATAAGTGATATTTAACGAGCTCCTAAATAGCACACAAATAGACATTTAACCATGGAAATAATCGTATCAGAAAATTAACGACTTCAATTTCGTTGTTGATATATTTGGAACGATAATGTAAAGCCTGCTAATTTACCCGTCAGATCTGTCATTTGCGTTTCTAGATAGTGTAAAAATAAATGGAAAGTTTTTACGAACCCTAGAAATAAACGTGTCAGAAAATTAACGAATTTTTCGTCCATAAAAAGTTACAGGAATCGTGCAAGTATAAAAATAGATGTATCGTAAATCATCACTAATTGATAAGTTTTCAGGCAACAGTTGTTCGAAGCGTTTCCGAGTATCGCATAAATCGGCGAGGACGTAATGCAACCGCAGAAACACGCTCATTGCAGAGACCGCTAATTCCCGTAGCTCGTCGTTAATATATTTGCCGTATTTCCAGAAAATCTGGAATCGCTTGTAACTTTACAAACAACCCTTGTTCGAGACCCTTTTAAATGGGACAGAAATCGATGAAGAAGTCATGCAAGCCGCGGTGCTCGGCATAGAAATCACGAGTTCCTTAATTTCGTCGTCGATAGGAAAGCGTTCACGAAATTTTCGGAACTGCTATCACGTCCTCGTTCGTGGCAAAAAGCACGACCGGATAGCGGCGTCACCTGAGCGCCAGATAAAGCAGATTTATTTGCACGCGAATAGCCAGTTTTCTGAGTGAACCGGCATCGATGGTATCGCGCCGTTGGTTTCCATGAACCCGTTGATCCGCCATCAAAGAGTTGCTACTATCGGCCACCGTTTCCGTCGATATTTCGCACGAGATGCCCGTCCGGTTCACGCTATTACAATAATCGAAACGGTGGCCGATAAAACGGCGATCCCGATGCAACCTGACTCTATCTCCGATGCAATTTATGCTCGACTATAAAAGTCTAATCTGTCCGCGTTCGCGACCGTTAGAACGGATTATACGAGCCCCGCAAATTTTACGAGCAACGCTGGAGGTGTACGCTCCCCTGTGTATACCCGGCTCAACCTGACAGGGGGTTAATTCAACCCTTCCTCTCCTACCGTTTGTGCACGCTCAGGATTCATGCGCGTAAATATCAAGACACCTGGTAAGTCGGTGAATGCGGTGAAAACGCGAGCCCATGTGGACGAGAGAAGAACGGCAAAGTGTATCGGAAGCAACGGAAATGGACTCGTTGCGGATCAATGGTATTAGGGAAATGGATAGGGAGCATATTATGGGACCGCTGAAGCGGGCCATCGAGTGGACTGTAAGTGGATTAAGAGCGTTTTGGCTCAGAATGTGCGCAGCGAACGGATTCAGAGATGTGTTAACATTTGGTAATTTCGGAATTGCCTAACTTGAAAGCTGATCAACTGGAAACCGAGTGTTGCCTTCTTTTCCGCATGGATATTCACCCTACAAAAGCCTGCAGTGGAAGATGAAAATCAGAAAGTtaacaaattgtcaagtttacaTACGTGTCCTTCCTCTTAAATTAAACCTACGACTCCATCAGATATGGActacaaatgtaaatattaaatatgtctgAAACTCTGCGGTGCATCTTATCAGCGATCTCTTCATGCGCATTAAAAAAAAGGCAGAAGTTGTAAATTCCGCAAACCGTGGTGGGTAACAAAGTGTTAACATAAACTGTCTCAACATATCAGGCACAGCTTCAAAGTTATCAAGACCGAGTTAAGGTGGCAGCCAAGGTGCAAACGGTTAATATACCAGTGCTATCGTACATATCGGAAGTGAAAAAGCATTTAATGCGGCGCATACAAAGCGTAGTGGGGCGAAAGAATAAGAGTGGGTTGCCCTTTGGGGACGCGGTAATAAAACTTTTTCGTATGTACACGGTACGTGTCGTTCGTTAGCGAACTTTTACCTCGATCGTATGTACAGCGTTGTGTACAACCATGTTGTACGTCGTAAGTGGCAGGACTAAGTGTCTGGTGACACGCGACCCTCGTATAATCGTCCGCTTGCGTACTAAAGGGTCGCGAACCCCCGAATCGACTCGCGGCGGCCCCCCCCTCGTGCCCCGTTTGCCCCTGCCATACTTATCGCGCCCGGAATTAAACGTACTTCAACCGGTGACTTTCTGTCAACGGGAGAGCATTGTATCGTGCCTCGCCAACCCTCTGAACACGATCGAAAGCGATTTCGCGGAACGCTTGGTTGCCTCGAtgacttttcatttatttcctCGCGTTCCGTTTCCATTCCATTTTGTTCCGAGGAATGCGCCAAGGGAATATGTCGTGTCGCATCGGAGGGCTTGAATAATTATTCCACGTTCCTGGAACCGATCGACTCCCTCTTGGCGAACGATAGACCTCCCGGTAGGATGATTAATCCCTTTCGCTTCTTCGAACTATTCGGATGAAAAATTTATCGATGATTTTTGAAAATACGTACATTTGCATTCTCCGCATTCACCTACTTTTCGAGTTGCCTTTCTAATGTAAATTGAgaagaaaatatatgtataatatacaatatcgGTAATGACATATTATGTGACCTCATGTCGATTAAAGCTacgaataaaaatatgtttaagTATTCCCGAAGAGGTCAAGATAATCAAGATAACAAAAAAGGTAATAGAATCTATTAAAGGAGTAGGTGCACGCCATCGGATAATGCAAGTGTTTTTCACTTCGAAATGCGAAATCAGCAATCGTTATCAAAAGGCAATTAGTAAAATGGCGTTCATCGATAAAGATAGTATATCATACAGCGTACTAgtataattttcgaaaattacaCTCGCAAAGTTCTCCTCGATCTACAATCATCATTAATGATCATTTCACACTGGACTCGAACGAAGGTTCAATTAGTCCACTTCGTTGATTGCAACTTTCGTTACAAGTCGTCATTACACGTCGTGCGTGCTGAATTGACCTGGTGATACTTATCGCGTAAATAAATTGAACGTGCTGCTAATACGATTTCTTCGAAGCCGTGTCACAGAAAGAACGTTCGCGAAACCGATCGGGCCACGATAAATTAACCGTAGACAAGAGAAAGAAGATTGATCGAACGGGCTCGACTCGCTCTTTTTCCTCTCGGCCAgctttttccacggtttttCAGCTTCCGTTTCCTGCCAGTGGCCAATGGGAGGAGCTCGCGAAAATCCGCCAGATACAGTTGAATTTCACTTCGTCTCGTGCAAACGTCTCTGTTcctttatttctctttttttgttCGTCCTCGTCGTGGAAGAAACGTCGACGCTCCGACGAAAAATCTGACAACGTAGCGAGTATCGGAGAAAGGATTAATAATTTTCACGAGATGTGCTCGCGGCAAAACGATCAACCGGATTATCCTCCCTTTTTTAGACCTAAATTGCTCGGACAAAAGTATAACTACATATTTCCCCGTTAGACTTAACGTTGTTCTGTACTACTGGAAAGCAAAATTTAATGAgtctattaatattttattatataattctgcATCGCGTTGTGTCTCATATCGTGCTATAAATTCTTAATCATAATAAATAGGTTATCAACTTAACATCAATTCTGCAACAAAGTCGAACAAAGTTCGATGAAAATATTTGAGTTAGTCTCGATAATATCAATAAGAAAGCAACACAAGAGAGTTAAATGAGCCGTTTCTCGATGTAAACTTTACAGCGTTCGTGCGGTTAAAAGTGGAACAACGCGACGACCATAAACATCATGCACGCTACACGTTCGCGTTTCAAGAAATGAAAGGGCACCGTTCTGTTTTGGATTTATATACCGGCGTACGGGATGATTTCGAAATACGTGAGCCAACTTTTAAAGCGTGTTCTGCCCGCCATAAGGATGAAAAAGTATGGTAGGAACACGACAACCCGGGAACTGTTCTTGTCCAGGTTATAAACAAGTTTTAAACACTTCCAAGCTTGTGACAAACTTTCACGAGAATTTGTCTCGCACGTATTGCGAACATGTGGATCAGCATTGCGCTTATTTCCAAGTCgctctaaataaaaatttaatatagacTCTATATTATCGTGGACTTCGAGTCGATCACGCATGGAGATATCTCGCGTAGCTATTTATCGCGAAACATTTCTTCGTCATACAACACGGTATTATAATCAGATTAAAGGTTGACGACGAGAGTTAACGATACATGTAAAAACTGAATACGTAATGTACTTTATGTTTCCCCTGCGATAAAATTGGAAGAGATACGAGCAACATAAGTggtcctgttatcgatatttctCTGTTTGTTCTCACGAAAGGTGTCGTGGGTCAGAAGAAGGGACTCGCATATCCTCTCGGTAGATAGAACCATGTTCATCCCGGACGAAAGGTTCCAGGCGCTTTTCGTGGACGCGTCGGACACCTGGACCCTGCAGGTGAAGTACGTCCAGGCACGCGACGAAGGCGAGTACGAGTGCCAAATCTCCACCGATCCGAAGAAAAGTCACATCATCAAGCTCAACATCGTCGGTGAGTATCGCTTCAAAATCCTAACTCTTCTACTTTGTCTAAATAAACTATGCTGACTCTTAAAATGACCTAATATAACATCTTCATTAAATGTACCCAATTATTGCATGATCCttcttatttaaatttgagCCAAAGTACCATCGAATCTTTACCTCATTTCCTCTTACTACACATACAACATTGAATCTGAATATTACAATAGTTAAACAATATCAATTATAAATCAATAGATTTTTGTACACTTTTTcgttctattattttattctacGAGCCATTTTCATCGATAGTTTTATCGCATTATCGATTGATCGTAGAAATTTCTTTGCGAGCACGGTGCATCGTCGATTGCATTGGATAGATAGGGTAGGACGCACTGTATGCGTCGTCAATCTAGAACACGTTGAGATAACCGCTATCGTTCGTTTACGCTCGAGCgttatttttatgtcatcacGAAACAGCTATGTCATCGATCGTTCGAGCACTTCGCAAACCAGCGTGTTCAAACGACGCGATAAAAATTATACGAGCATAAAGTACAGACATTCTCTGTTTCGCGTGTCACGTGTGTACGATAAAACGTCAGCTCGAGTAACTGCTTGACGTGTTCGTTAATTGATTTACTTTGTCATACAAGGAATGTTACGCAGCTGGTACACGCATATTATTGATGCCCTTTTAGTACGGTTTAATACTTGAAAAAAAACTGTTTCACCGGTATTCCTTTTTACCACAGTCACGCATTTCAGAAGGGGTGAAAAGAGCCCTCGAATTTCGATGTCAAACCATATTTCGTCGAACACGTTGATAACTATCCGTTGTGTGGAAAGAGTTTAAAGGGATTTGTGTATTTATGGACGACAAATTTAcctatgtatataaattttcacaCACGTAATATATTTCCATAACTTCCTCCGATAAAATTTCCAACAActtttatggaaatttttacaTGCGAAGTGTGTGTCGATGtcgaacaaatttaaaattgaaatgtgtCATGCACATTCAAATTTACCGATATATTTTAAGCGAATCGGTAcggatatttgtgaattttattttattaaacccACCGAAGGTTAATTAAGTAAAACTCGTCAAACgatttaattttagttttcgTTTCTTCTATGGTTGGTGCGTTTGCAAACGATATTTGTGACGTTTTTCCAGTGCCAAAGATCGAGATCATAGGCGATCGCGACATGTACGTGAAGACCGGAAGCACAGTGGCCATACGATGCGTGATCAAGCAGTCCCTCGAAGGTCCCTTCTACGTTTTCTGGTATCACGAGGGCGACCGTGTTCTGGATTATCAGTTGAACAAGATCGACATCCAAACTGAGAAAATAGATCATGACACGGTCAGCAGTCTCGTGATCCACAAAGCGAGGCGAGAGGACTCGGGCAATTACACCTGCAGCCCAAGCAGTTTGGACAGCGCGAGTGTGCAACTTCACGTGTTGAATGGTAAGCATTTTCGCGTTCCAATAACACATATTCTCATTGAAACGGTTCGAGTTCAGTCACGGATACAGGTGCAACTTGCGCTTCGATTGGCAGTAGTTCGATGAAGTTAGTTCGCCTGGCAACTTGGTTCGCTTCTCGTCTGGCCTAGTTCTGGCAAACTTGTTAAGTAGCAGAAACTGTTTACGCTTCGAGTATGATCCGTATGCAGATTCATAGAGAATCAAGCGGCCAATTAAGTATCTTCTTGTACTCCGAGCGCTTCATGATTCGATGCATAATGCGGATGCTAGCAGGAAACAATTTCCTCTTTAATCAACTTAACCtcttaattttataaactatCATTATGTCGCTGtcaaaatttcccattttccattgctatttatttatcataattAAGTGAggatctttaatttttttaagaagAACTACTATTATTTCTAATTGCCTTAATCATCCACTTTCACGATGATCCTATTTTGGGACAAATTGTTCTATTCTGTTGTGatgaattttcttaaaaaactcAACTCTTAAATTAAATACATGTCCGTGTTTTCAGTATGTATTTTGTCTACTCCGAAGTTTCAATGTAATATAATGAGAATAAAGATAAAGTGCTATAATGTTAATCGATAGTACAAGATCGAAATTGAATCTAAAAATACGAGATCGCAAATAAACGTACGGTTTCGCTCGGGTCGAAAAGGTTAGGGGGTATTAggtaaattttcaagattgcaTCGAGTGGCTGTCGTATCGAACGTAGTCGCGAAAGAAGCAGAAACGACAGGAGAATAGAAACGAGGCCCATTAACGAGAACGAAAGCCATTAAATGCACAACGTTATTGCCGCGATAAAAGCACCGGTGGTGTAAAATCAATTCTCTGCTGTAGGCGAACATCCAGCCGCGATTCAAAGAGGGATCAGCTCGGCACCGGGTGGCTGCCCGACGCTCTGGTGGCTGGCTGGCGTCGTGACGCTGTATTCCAGTCACGGCAGTCGGCTGTTCGTCCTCGCCCTTCTGATCCTCATGGTCCTCTATTCGAAGAATCCATCTTACTTCGCGCCGGAGCGATAATCAGAAATCCAGGAGGAAGGCGATCGATTATCTCCTGCTACGAGACCCGGGAAGCGCATCGAGGAACGGTgtcgagagaaaaaaagaagacgTCTCCGGGAAGACTCGGTGGCACGATGAAAGAGGCGAAAGGAAGAATGACGATCGCAGAAACGCGAGAAGAGAACGTAGCGAGGAATGAAGATGGACGCGATCTTTCTTTGACCAGCGATTATCGTTTTAACTTGTTCGGTTAGATCGAGAACGatgaaattctcgaattttattagaaaccattttctaaattctcgatCTCTCGTTTTAACGGATACGGACAGGTGATCGTTCGTCGAGGAAACCGGTGTTTCGAAAGAGGGATCTTCACAACGAAACGTCGGGTCTGTCTTTTCGGATGACTCGATCGATTTTCCTTCGCGCAGAGAGAAGATTCGAATGGGCGAGACAGTGTGATCCGGCCGTTAGTGATTAGGGGTTAATTAATCGCGAGAGTTCTCGTTAAATCGGCGAGTGTACTTCGATAGGATCGCGAACCGGTCACGGGACCGAAACGGACACGAAGCTTGCGGATACTTTTTCCTCCTCGCGAACAGTCAACGCGATGACGGATTTTTTATAGCAGCTATTATACGATCTTCCAAGAAACTCGAGCATAGCGCCTTTTATATCCTTCTCATTCGGGTCAATCGTTCTGAACAATCGTTAAACGTCACCGCGACAGGTAATCATTGTACATACACGTGTCTGATGATGGCGTCGGTAAACGGACACGGTGTCTCGCATCGGGGATACCAGTGTAATCGCGAGCTAACCTTTCTTATTCACTTTTTATCATCGTCAAGGTGTTTCGCGATCTTCGTGTCTTTCGAGAGGAAGCCAAACCAGTTACCAAGTCTTCGTGATCGATCGCGAGATTCCGTCGAGGACGTCGAGAGGGTTTCGTGGTTTCTTTTCCGTCGAGATTAATCCCTTGTCTTACAACCTGCAATTACATTCACTGTAATATACAGAGACCTACGTTTACACgagtcaaatttacaaattcaacgATTTGTTAACTCaatcaattcttaaattaacttaaaacattCTTCAACTTGTAAACTTggagatatttaattttaaagctTAAACATTGCGTAAGAAGACCTACATGTTGACCACTGTAGTGCAAACTTGGTggttttatgtaatttatattacaagCAAATATGATGTAATGATTTTTGTTATACTTGTCCATGAGGCAAGGGCTTAACTCGACGTCCTGCAATTTCGGAAGAAAAGGAGAGTCAGGGTACGCTTTAGGGGTTGTTTAACGAAAAGTAAAACGCGCGACACGATCGCAAAATGCCGACAGAACTTCGTCCGCGCCGCTTGATAGAATTGAAACTTGTTCGATGAGATTCTTGGAAGC
The Megachile rotundata isolate GNS110a chromosome 5, iyMegRotu1, whole genome shotgun sequence DNA segment above includes these coding regions:
- the LOC100881424 gene encoding neurotrimin isoform X1, whose protein sequence is MRRSCYVNYYVLCLVCWILLGITGVSTRSHSLVKRYDGIYMGPYFDSNTPTNITAQLGSHAYLPCKVRQLGNKSVSWVRRRDSHILSVDRTMFIPDERFQALFVDASDTWTLQVKYVQARDEGEYECQISTDPKKSHIIKLNIVVPKIEIIGDRDMYVKTGSTVAIRCVIKQSLEGPFYVFWYHEGDRVLDYQLNKIDIQTEKIDHDTVSSLVIHKARREDSGNYTCSPSSLDSASVQLHVLNGEHPAAIQRGISSAPGGCPTLWWLAGVVTLYSSHGSRLFVLALLILMVLYSKNPSYFAPER
- the LOC100881424 gene encoding neurotrimin isoform X2, with protein sequence MGPYFDSNTPTNITAQLGSHAYLPCKVRQLGNKSVSWVRRRDSHILSVDRTMFIPDERFQALFVDASDTWTLQVKYVQARDEGEYECQISTDPKKSHIIKLNIVVPKIEIIGDRDMYVKTGSTVAIRCVIKQSLEGPFYVFWYHEGDRVLDYQLNKIDIQTEKIDHDTVSSLVIHKARREDSGNYTCSPSSLDSASVQLHVLNGEHPAAIQRGISSAPGGCPTLWWLAGVVTLYSSHGSRLFVLALLILMVLYSKNPSYFAPER